The following DNA comes from Halorhabdus tiamatea SARL4B.
AGTTCGGAACGGATGGCTGGCGGGCAGAGCTTTCGGAGTTTACGACGCCGCGTGTCCGTATGGTCGCACAGGGAATCGCCGACTATCTCAGAGAGGAAGCCGATCACGCCGGCGATACCGTCGCCGTCGGCTACGACGCCCGCGAGACCTCCCCCGGGTTCGCGGCCGACGTCACGGAGGTGCTGACGTCCAACGGGTTCAACGTCCTGCTCGCCGATCGGGACTGTCCGACCCCGATCACGGCCTGGACGATCAAGAACCGGGGGCTTGCAGGGGCCGTCGCGATCACTGCCTCACACAATCCGCCGGAGTACAACGGCATCAAATTCATCCCCGACGACGGCGCGCCCGCGCTTCCAGCGGTGACCGAGGCCATCGAATCGCACCTGCGCGAACCCGATCCACTCCCACCGGAGGAACACGGCGTCCACCGGGAGGACGACTTCGTCGAACCGTACTTCGAGAACGCCATCGTGATGGTCGACGCCCACCTCACGGACCTGACTGTCGTCTACGACGGGATGCACGGCAGCGGTCGCGGCGTGACCGACGAACTCCTGGAACTGGCGAAAGCGACGGTCCACCGTCGGCGGTGTGACTACGACCCGACCTTCGGCGGAACGCCGCCCGAACCGTCGGCCGAGAACCTCGAAGGGCTCGTCGAGGCCGTCGAGGAACACGATGCCGACATCGGGATCGCCAACGACGGCGACGCCGACCGCATCGCCGTGGTCACGCCCGAACGCGGGTTCCTGAACGAGAACCTGTTTTTCGCCGCGCTGTACGACTATCTCCTCGAATTCAACGACGGGCCGGCAGTTCGGTCGGTTTCGACGACATTCCTGATCGACCGCATCGCCGAGGCCCACGGCGAAGCAGTCTACGAGACCCCGGTCGGGTTCAAGTGGATCGCCCAGGCGATGGGCGAACACGACGCCCTGATCGGCGGCGAGGAGAGCGGCGGCTTCTCGATCCGGGACCACGTCCGCGAGAAAGACGGTGTGTTGATGGCGCTGCTGGCAGCCGTCATGACGGCCGAACGGCCGATCGACGACCGGATCGACGATATTCTGGACACCTACGGCGAGATCTACCAGGACCGCCGGAGCATCGACTGCCCGGATGATCGCAAGGAACCCGTCGTCGCCGACCTCTCGACACAGCTCCCCGACAGCGTCGCGGGCCTCGACGTCGAGGACGTCAACGACGTCGACGGGTTCAAGATCCTGCTCGAGGACGGCTCCTGGCTGCTCGTCCGACCGAGCGGGACGGAGCCGAAACTCCGCGTGTACGCGGAATCGAGCAGCCAGGAACGGATCGAAACGCTGCTGGATGCGGGTGTCGACCTGGTCGAACCGCTCGTCTGAGACGCTGCAGACGCAGAGCAGTCGAATAGGACTCTGTCACTCGTTCTCGACGTCGAGATGTCGACAGTGCTTTGCCTCGGGGTCGTAGCAGTCCGGACACTCGGGGCGGCGCTCCACGTATCGGGTCAACCGGGTGGCGACGTCGTCGCTGAGGGCGTGCTCGAGCCGACACGCCTCGTCGTGAAATCCTTCGGTCACGTCCAGTCCCTCGACGAGGAACCGCTCGATGAGACAGTGTTTCGCGAGGAGATCGCGAGCCTGCTCGGTCCCTTCCTCGGTGAGTTCTGCGCCCCGTCGTTTCTTGTATTCGAGCAGCCCCTGGTCCTGCAGTCGCGAGAGCATCTGGGTCACGCTCGGTGGCGAGACGTCGAGTCGGTCGGCGATGGCCCCCGTCCGCGCCGGGTCGCCGTCCCGCGAGAGGAGGTAGATCTCCTTGAGATACATCTCCACACTCTCGCTCGTGGCGGATTCGCTGTGATGGCTCACGGTGACAACAGGTATCGGACCGACCAAGAAATACTCACCGCTCCGAACAGTCCGGCCCAACTCCCGCCGACGGCTCCGTCGGGACACCCGCCCACACCGAGATATTACTCAGGCGCATTTCTACGAATAGGAAATATTA
Coding sequences within:
- a CDS encoding phosphoglucomutase/phosphomannomutase family protein encodes the protein MDEPIEFGTDGWRAELSEFTTPRVRMVAQGIADYLREEADHAGDTVAVGYDARETSPGFAADVTEVLTSNGFNVLLADRDCPTPITAWTIKNRGLAGAVAITASHNPPEYNGIKFIPDDGAPALPAVTEAIESHLREPDPLPPEEHGVHREDDFVEPYFENAIVMVDAHLTDLTVVYDGMHGSGRGVTDELLELAKATVHRRRCDYDPTFGGTPPEPSAENLEGLVEAVEEHDADIGIANDGDADRIAVVTPERGFLNENLFFAALYDYLLEFNDGPAVRSVSTTFLIDRIAEAHGEAVYETPVGFKWIAQAMGEHDALIGGEESGGFSIRDHVREKDGVLMALLAAVMTAERPIDDRIDDILDTYGEIYQDRRSIDCPDDRKEPVVADLSTQLPDSVAGLDVEDVNDVDGFKILLEDGSWLLVRPSGTEPKLRVYAESSSQERIETLLDAGVDLVEPLV
- a CDS encoding metal-dependent transcriptional regulator encodes the protein MSHHSESATSESVEMYLKEIYLLSRDGDPARTGAIADRLDVSPPSVTQMLSRLQDQGLLEYKKRRGAELTEEGTEQARDLLAKHCLIERFLVEGLDVTEGFHDEACRLEHALSDDVATRLTRYVERRPECPDCYDPEAKHCRHLDVENE